From Haloarcula sp. CBA1127, a single genomic window includes:
- the glyA gene encoding serine hydroxymethyltransferase: MSYETVREADPAVADALEGERGRQNDTLAMIASENHVSEAVMEAQSSELTNKYAEGYPGERYYGGCEYADDVEELAIDRAKELWGADHVNVQPHSGSQANMGVYLGVLEPGDKILSLDLTHGGHLSHGHPANFAGQVYEVEQYKVDEETGYVDYEGLHDHAEEFEPDIIVSGYSAYPREVDFERIQEAADAVDAYHLADIAHITGLVAAGVHESPVGVADFVTGSTHKTIRAGRGGIIMCDEEYADDIDAAVFPGSQGGPLMHNVAGKAVGFGEALAPEFEQYSQQTVDNAIALGERLKEHGLSLVSGGTDNHLVLIDLRPSHPDTTGKEVEEALEEAGIVLNANTVPGETRSAFNPSGIRAGTPALTTRGFDEDACREVADLIYKVVDAPHDDDVVAEVSDRVDEMTDEYTLYE; the protein is encoded by the coding sequence ATGAGCTACGAAACCGTACGGGAAGCGGACCCGGCAGTTGCAGACGCCCTTGAGGGCGAACGAGGCCGGCAAAACGACACACTGGCGATGATTGCCAGTGAGAACCACGTCAGCGAGGCTGTGATGGAGGCACAGAGCTCCGAATTGACGAACAAGTACGCCGAGGGCTATCCTGGCGAGCGCTACTACGGCGGCTGCGAGTACGCCGACGACGTCGAAGAACTCGCTATCGACCGCGCGAAGGAGCTGTGGGGCGCAGACCACGTCAACGTCCAGCCACACTCCGGTTCACAGGCCAACATGGGCGTCTATCTCGGCGTCCTCGAACCCGGCGACAAGATCCTCTCGCTTGACCTAACCCACGGCGGCCACCTCTCGCACGGCCACCCGGCGAACTTCGCCGGCCAGGTGTACGAAGTCGAACAGTACAAGGTCGACGAGGAAACCGGCTACGTCGACTACGAGGGCCTCCACGACCACGCAGAGGAGTTCGAACCGGATATCATCGTTTCGGGCTACTCGGCGTACCCCCGAGAGGTCGACTTCGAGCGAATTCAGGAAGCCGCCGATGCGGTCGACGCCTACCACCTCGCGGATATCGCCCACATCACTGGTCTCGTCGCCGCCGGCGTCCACGAGTCGCCGGTCGGCGTCGCCGACTTCGTCACTGGGTCGACGCACAAGACCATTCGTGCCGGCCGCGGCGGCATCATCATGTGCGACGAGGAGTACGCCGACGACATCGACGCTGCCGTCTTCCCCGGCTCGCAGGGCGGCCCACTGATGCACAACGTCGCCGGCAAGGCTGTCGGCTTCGGTGAGGCGCTGGCCCCCGAGTTCGAGCAATACTCTCAGCAGACCGTTGACAACGCCATCGCGCTTGGCGAACGCCTCAAAGAGCACGGCCTCTCGCTGGTCTCCGGCGGCACGGACAACCACCTCGTCCTCATCGACCTCCGGCCGTCCCACCCGGACACCACCGGCAAGGAAGTCGAGGAAGCGCTGGAGGAAGCTGGTATCGTCCTCAACGCCAACACCGTTCCGGGCGAGACCCGCTCGGCATTCAACCCCTCGGGCATCCGCGCCGGTACGCCCGCGCTCACCACGCGTGGCTTCGACGAGGACGCCTGCCGCGAGGTCGCGGACCTCATCTACAAGGTCGTCGATGCCCCGCACGACGACGATGTCGTCGCGGAGGTCAGCGACCGCGTGGACGAGATGACCGACGAGTACACGCTGTACGAATAA